In one window of Mercurialis annua linkage group LG4, ddMerAnnu1.2, whole genome shotgun sequence DNA:
- the LOC126678098 gene encoding ATP synthase subunit O, mitochondrial, producing MFGRARSGLPLANRILRSDSLSAPGSSVQRSVAAFTSESSKNYATASGQKEVKVKVPIALYGGSGNYASALYIAAKKASALDKVETEILDIVAATKKSPMFSQFTKDLSVPSDTRVKALNEICGQAKFSDVTKNFLVVLAGNGRLRYIDSIAKRFTELTMADRGEVKAVVTTVIPLPPDEEKQLKETLQEIIGQGKTVKVEQKIDASILGGLVVEFSQKVFDMSIRTRAKQMERFLREPINVGTL from the exons ATGTTTGGGCGTGCCAGATCGGGTCTTCCTCTTGCTAATCGGATCCTAAGATCCGATTCTCTGTCTGCTCCCGGATCCTCCGTTCAACGCTCCGTCGCTGCTTTCACATCTGAG TCTTCGAAGAATTATGCTACTGCATCAGGACAGAAGGAGGTGAAAGTTAAG GTGCCAATTGCTTTGTATGGAGGATCTGGCAACTATGCCTCTGCTTTATACATTGCAGCCAAAAAAGCTAGTGCATTGGACAAGGTTGAGACAGAAATTCTGGACATTGTGGCTGCTACAAAGAAAAGTCCCATGTTTTCCCAATTTACAAAGGACTTGTCAGTGCCTTCTGATACGAGAGTCAAGGCCCTTAATGAAATTTGTGGCCAAGCTAAATTTTCTGATGTTACAAAGAACTTCTTAG TTGTGTTGGCTGGGAATGGAAGGTTGAGGTATATAGATAGCATTGCAAAGAGATTTACCGAGTTGACCATGGCTGATAGAGGAGAAGTGAAAGCTGTAGTCACAACTGTGATT CCACTACCTCCAGATGAAGAGAAACAACTGAAGGAAACACTACAGGAAATAATTGGACAAGGGAAGACGGTCAAGGTTGAACAAAAG ATTGATGCCAGTATTCTTGGTGGCCTTGTGGTAGAGTTTAGCCAGAAAGTGTTCGACATGTCCATTAGGACTCGGGCGAAGCAGATGGAGAGGTTCCTGCGCGAGCCTATAAATGTCGGTACACTTTAA
- the LOC126676730 gene encoding NAC domain-containing protein 90-like has translation MEGLPPGFRFYPTEEELVSFYLHNKLEGRREELNRVIDRIIPVLDIYDYNPWDLPQFGGDVSSRDVEEWFFFIPRQESEARGGRPRRITSSGYWKATGSPGHVYANNRIIGMKRTMVFYRGRAPTGRKTDWKMNEYKANRGDSSSSSISATPMAMHEFTLCRVYKKSKNIRAFDRRPLASEIGDIRSAQPQPEVSINADDHQNLPTTTETANSHESSSSEDRHVTQIGESSNMLMSTDSEPLWDWDQLEWY, from the exons ATGGAGGGTTTGCCCCCTGGTTTTCGGTTCTACCCAACTGAAGAAGAGTTGGTCTCGTTCTACCTTCATAACAAGCTAGAGGGCCGGCGAGAGGAGCTGAACCGGGTCATTGATCGGATTATTCCTGTTCTTGATATTTATGACTATAATCCTTGGGATCTTCCac AGTTTGGCGGAGATGTATCGAGCAGAGACGTAGAGGAGTGGTTTTTCTTCATTCCGAGGCAAGAAAGTGAAGCTCGTGGAGGAAGGCCGAGGAGGATTACAAGTAGCGGATATTGGAAAGCCACCGGCTCTCCCGGCCATGTTTACGCCAACAATCGCATCATCGGCATGAAAAGGACTATGGTTTTCTATAGAGGACGAGCTCCTACTGGCCGCAAAACGGATTGGAAAATGAATGAATATAAAGCCAATCGTGGAgattcatcttcttcctccaTTTCTGCAACACCAATG GCAATGCATGAGTTCACATTGTGCCGAGTATATAAGAAATCCAAAAACATACGAGCATTTGATAGAAGGCCATTAGCATCGGAGATTGGTGACATCAGATCAGCTCAACCCCAACCCGAAGTTTCCATAAACGCCGATGATCATCAAAATCTCCCAACGACGACAGAGACTGCAAATTCTCACGAGAGTTCATCATCGGAAGATCGTCATGTTACTCAAATCGGAGAAAGCAGTAACATGCTAATGTCTACTGATAGTGAACCTTTGTGGGATTGGGATCAACTGGAATGGTATTAG